In Lolium rigidum isolate FL_2022 chromosome 7, APGP_CSIRO_Lrig_0.1, whole genome shotgun sequence, the DNA window CAAAAAACAGTGGCAACCTAGAAATCAGGTCACCCCAGCATGCTATCGCGTTCGGCTCTCATATTTTCCGATCACTTTTGGCAAATGAGACCAACGCGAAGCTAGAAAGAAGAATTGTTGGTGTCATTTAGCTAAATTTACCGGTGTCAATTTGTATTTCTGAGAACACGTATTCATTTACAAAGGGGAATGGTAAAAATCCGTTGGTGTCATTTAACACCAGTCAATACATTGCTAGCTCCGTCACTGTCACGAGACGACAATTTGGGCCCCCTGTTTTGTCCCAATCTGCATCGGTCCTAAGTCAAAATAAGATTAGCTGCTAATTAGAATATGTAATCCAAACCGAGACCTAACGCTTACCAATGTTTTGGCCCTTCCTCGTGTCACATACTACGTGCAAGCAGTTTAATTTGACTTGAAAAATAGCTACACGTATCAAGCTCACTAAACAATTGTTGTGGTCAAAGATGCCTCCTCGTCGGCCATAGGGGACGTACGTTCCATTACCTATACAGATCATTACTTACTAAAATCCTCTGCCGTCTGTGTCTAGTAATTCACCAAGAGAAAAACAAACATCCCAGCTAGAGGTGGGAGAACCGGACAAGACTAGGCATCGGAAATTTCGCGCAAAAATTATGCAATGCTACAACGCGCGCGACACCACGTCGGCCTCAGCCTCCCAGACGTCGGAGACTTCGTGTTTTTGGTCCATTTTTTCTGTTCTCGAGTTTGTTTTTACCTGCCCGATTCGTCAACTCTCTCCGTCGTTCTCGCTCGGCCTCTCTGCCTCACATGCACGGTCAGTCGCGAATCAAACAAACTTGATTATACTAGTATCTAATCAAGTGCTAGTTAATTGGCATAGCTCTTAGACAATATCATATATTAGAGCATTCATTTTTTTTGAGTAACTAAAATATTCTACAACctccatttttatttcgtttttatttAGTTCTACATTTAGTCAAAGTTAAACTTTGTTAAGTTTGAGCATAATATAAAAAATACACATTATGACGATTCTAATAGTACTGATTTACATTATAGATGTTTATATTTTCTTCTAAATATTTCGTTAGATTTTACAAAGTTTAACTTTAAGTACACCTAGAACGCAAAGTAATTGTGAACGAAGGGAGTATTAGTGCGAGTTGTGCAATTATATAACAACAACTTTATGGACTAGTATATTTTGGGGTGTGTATTATATATAACAATGTGACTAGTAGAATTTAATTTCTAGTTAGGTGATGTtatcaaatctcagttgcaagtTATGACTAGGATTTACTGGCCCAATAACATTTTTATTAGTTGCAATTCGTGTGCAAATAGTAAAATCCGAAAACCTATATGCAAATGAGAAAATTTCAATTGTACCTCATGTTGTAAGGTATCATATGTAGTATCATCcttccatgcatgcaaaaagtGATGTGTCACTACATTAATGATGAGAGAGAGCATAGTGGTGTCATAGGTAGACATATACCATATGTCCATATCCTAACACataaaactaaaaaaataaatataagatagatcttgtacacacttttgcactgagattctacaaattaatGAATATAAGATaaatatgatactactatatgatactatgcattgtagagatagtatcataaaatagtatcatatgcatgatattaTGGATTGTGACTTGTCTAAGTTATGGCTaacgaaaaatcagaaaaatcaggACCAATACAACGGTTAGCAGTTTCAAAATGTTATGATACCAGACAATCCATAAATAAGCGAGTCTAGCTCCTTCCTAGAAAGCGCATCGCCGTGTGGACTCGCACACgtctttgaatttgatttgaatccTCCCCTCGCTCTCAAGTCTCGACATCCATCTCCCGTATATAGAGCTCCATTTTGTGTCACACTCGTATGTAGAACTCCATTTCGTCAAATATATCTTCCCACTCTCCTTCCTGCAACCAACCCCTCGCAACACTTGCTGTGATCCGCCATTGTTCTCTCATCCTCACCTTTAGCTCGCTTGAAGCTCAAGAAGGCCTGCTCGATTGCTTCAGTTCTAATGGAGGAGCAGGCAGTGAAGGTAGAGGTGGAGGTTCCGTCTTACTTCCTTTGCCCGATTACGCTGGACGTCATGCGCGACCCGGTCACGCTCCCCACCGGCATCACCTACGACCGCCACGCCATCCACCGCTGGCTCCGTCTCGCCGACGGCGCCACGTCGGCGACGTGCCCGCTCACCAAGCTGCCCGTCGCGCCCGACTGTGAGCCCACGCCCAATCACACCCTGCGCCGCCTCATCCACTCCTGGTGCGCGCGCAACCCCGGCGCCGCCGTCGACAGTATCGAGCGCATCTCGACACCTCCTGCATCTGCGAACATCGGGCCGCTGGTGTCCCGGCTTGCCGATCCCAAGAAACCCGAGCGGGAGACCCTCGCCGCGCTGCGCGAGATCAGGGACGTAGCGGCCGAGAGCGAGCCGGGCAGGGAGCTCGTCGCCGCGTTCCCCGGGGCGGCAGACGCGCTGTTCGCCGTCCTCGTCAGCACATCAGCCCCGTCGGAGGCCGACATGGCGCTCGACGCCATCTCCTCGCTCCGGCTCGCCGAGCCGTGCCTCGTGCGCGCCGTCGATAGGGACGGCATGGCGCTCGTCGACGCGCTCGTGTCCATGCTGCAGCGCGACGCCGACGCGGTGTCGCGGGCGCGCGCAGCGATGCTTCTCGCGGACGTCACGGCGTGCATGGCGACGAGCAGGGCGTCGTCCCTGCCTGAGCAGGTGTTTGTGGAGGCGGTGCGGCTGCTCCGCGACAACGACGGTGGCGCCTCGACCGCGGCGATCAAGGCGGCGCTGCGCGTACTTGCCGGTGCCACATCGTACGGCCGGAACCGGATCAAGGCCGCGGAAGCCGGCGCGGTGGCGGCCCTCGTGGAAGTGCTGCTTGTcgatggcgggcggcggcgcgcgtggtGCGAGCTGGCGCTCTCCGCGCTCGACCGGTTGTGCGGGTGCGCGGACGGGCGGGCGGCGTTGGTGGCGCACGGCGCCGGGGTGGCTGCGGTGGGGGAGATGGTGGTCggaacgtcggcggcggcgagcgggaaGGCCGTGCGGGTGCTGCGGTCGGTGGCGCGGCACGCGGCAACCGCGGAGGTGGTGCGCGAGATGGTGGCGACTGGCGCGGTGACGAAGCTGTGCGCCGTGGCGGTCTCCCCGGAGACGCAGGAGAGGACAAGGGAGAGGGCGCAGGAGACGCTTCGGATGCACGCCGAGGCATGGCGGAGCTCGCCGTGCATCCATCCCAACCGCTACCCTTACTAGCCAGTTCATGGTTCCACATGCTCATCGAAAAAAATATGCTCACCGCAAAAAAAGTTCTAACTGTTCCTTCTGAAATCTGAAACAAAAATATGTTCTAGTACAAAGCTTCAGACAAAAACTATTACGTGCCGGTTAATTATTTTCCATCCTCGTTTCACTGGATTCATGAGTGATGTTTCGTTCAAAATATAATTTGTAAGATATCAAAAGAGGACAAGATTAAGATTGATTTACTTCGACTCTCACCTTCAGTGCCAGTTTGCCTATTGCGCTTAGAGCTCGCTCAGTTGGTCGCTAACCGCGTTGAGGAGGTGTCTCGCCCTCTTCATGAAGAAGTGGTAAGTCTCAAGCTGTTGTTGACACAAGTTGATGTTTCTTTGGAGCCGACGGAGGCGTGCTCTTCTGGTGGGCAGGAGCTCGCCACCGTGGAGGCTCCGTTTCCGCTTAGCTTCGCGGAGCAGAAGTCATTGGTGGTTGAAATAGCTACATAATTTGTGTGGGGATTCATCTGTGGAGCATGAGCTCTTGAAGTTCGGTGGTGGTAAGGTTATGCCTCCTTCTGTCGATGAAGTGAGCCATGTGATTTCTATTGGTATTGGGTTGTTAAGTCAGGTTTGCTGATAATGGTGCCCGGAGGTGTTGTTGCTAGAGAGGTTTGCGAGTTTATCGCTACCTTAGCTGCTACCTACCCTGGATCCATTGTGGATAGATGGGTGCCCACAATGTCATGGCATGTCTTTGTCGGCGCGGTTGGAGTTCGTTCGTGTCTGCTTGTGGTTCTTTGTGTTGGCTAGTGTGTGTGCGCCCTGTAGTTTCGGGTCTTTGTTACGCTTGGCTTTAAGTGTGGGCGCGGTTTGCCTGGGTTTGACTATTTGTTGTAGGtttcgcccggttttctcctaaaaactgggcACTCTCTTCTCAATTAATCTATTTCAATATTTCTTTTAATTTACTCATCATGACCAACTCGAAGGATGTTACTAGCCGAGAGGTAACCTATAACTTGCTAAACTAGATAGATATGTCACTAAATAAGTGCATGAAACCTAACGAAAACCTTCTAAAGATTTAATTGCATATGTGTATCTAAATTTTAAATCAAGTTCTAATAGAGCTCTAGGAATTCCTTCATGGGGTCTTCCAATTTCTTCATGACAATCTCCCATCTGCTTAGGGTGGTTGATTGTGATTTCCTCTCTGAAAAGGTGGGTCATAGGGTTAACCCTTGGCATTGACTCTTTCTCACCTCTTTAGAAAGACTAGAGCTTGCAAATTTTTGCCTATCCATCCTTCTGATGTTTGTCATTGGGTTTTACTTGCTACCGACGAGGGAATGTACAACCAGATAGGCTCAATGAAGCGAGTCGCTGCACGGCAA includes these proteins:
- the LOC124670448 gene encoding E3 ubiquitin-protein ligase PUB23-like is translated as MEEQAVKVEVEVPSYFLCPITLDVMRDPVTLPTGITYDRHAIHRWLRLADGATSATCPLTKLPVAPDCEPTPNHTLRRLIHSWCARNPGAAVDSIERISTPPASANIGPLVSRLADPKKPERETLAALREIRDVAAESEPGRELVAAFPGAADALFAVLVSTSAPSEADMALDAISSLRLAEPCLVRAVDRDGMALVDALVSMLQRDADAVSRARAAMLLADVTACMATSRASSLPEQVFVEAVRLLRDNDGGASTAAIKAALRVLAGATSYGRNRIKAAEAGAVAALVEVLLVDGGRRRAWCELALSALDRLCGCADGRAALVAHGAGVAAVGEMVVGTSAAASGKAVRVLRSVARHAATAEVVREMVATGAVTKLCAVAVSPETQERTRERAQETLRMHAEAWRSSPCIHPNRYPY